One window from the genome of Sandaracinaceae bacterium encodes:
- a CDS encoding helix-hairpin-helix domain-containing protein, with protein MLRSLRLPLLLSAVSAIGCAPDTSPTEVDVSYHSSSSRVRVRVTRELMSGETLHARVRRGEIGALQCASESGAIPRIDEARVPSEASPTFEGPSMTPSDFDTPYDSTDWLEMEPTAEMLAAIADGQVIIDVCLMAADGAVVVQAELDARRALDRRGMNGKFDGREARIASTVAYAEHCVDEMGEIPFFPEIAEGDYETYDCLDSTPIPTTITGPSGTVSYPATEVDDCDNPQFIYSLCEPSAQGPDGVRPDVNGPRVASRANDQGTHWVLLCRKARSDLGQYNDIAMIGHNPYTGQTCYFQNALYSRTDGNHVPHPGDRVQSERSPQQSSSIWEGIHGGLGGGIECAECHSTDAFIHTPWIDGALDEDGDPVVPRMGIHEDFALGYNDAPYHILNTDGQGWTMPRQLVSEEASACTRCHRIGDGRWTRSWIDRLVGEDTRWTNITSEAYRAFEHTFWMPPELDGLDESTFWQSDYGLAVRHIQACGDNPSDPACDWADIPRDSSGEDGALPTVDLEGPALATAALRILGADIDDPSCPDGKCETRRCAECHSVSRNGLRRWLDYTDHAWQRCGVTEGARDLDQAVLDLVNRAEQAALDDDIGIRSDAAAAIVQARPFDSLDQLEAVDGVGPATIRQLSEHALGDPAQMSQTEAREVVDCLRVDPTDPESVFAAEHLGILTTGVQYGWFRRLFRQAYGDGWLIPYTRFKNRVSMPKGSHPALSQQEYATLLTWFRNDLNDLETVLDEPPPPATCTDAFDTVGIQSHVENMQFEGWGVLNEDAGVRMFGCAGADPSACFMTGDYADERERLGGTIGVLRNLRELGFRTSFWTRSSADGRFVGNGGGDGARSTITDLLTGRDIGVDAAYDPGFFPDNSGFIFQGTKGGAGICAQSVLEDDDHIDFEEAGCMTARGINLYQHVARGIGGGDYFVINSQFTSDSGRNATRDPAASFNAASTMKLTPMIFDGTQYQPQDEVIVDSPYEGDSVLSPSGQLVGSRLAGPEGRGLGYVVRRVNATRFGDRYSISLSDPLATVCMSGAKLNFSFDERFFVTHHHDGEVTNIILVDLMTGERHAITDVPAGTRALFPHFRSDGWFYFLVMDGERELIIASDAALVIAGG; from the coding sequence ATGCTCCGCTCCCTCCGACTCCCGCTCCTCCTCTCCGCCGTCAGCGCCATCGGCTGCGCGCCCGACACCTCTCCCACCGAGGTCGACGTCAGCTATCACTCGTCGAGCTCCCGCGTGCGCGTGCGGGTGACCCGTGAGCTGATGAGCGGGGAGACGCTCCACGCCCGCGTTCGGCGCGGGGAGATCGGCGCCCTGCAGTGCGCGTCGGAGAGCGGCGCCATCCCGCGCATCGACGAGGCGCGCGTGCCGAGCGAGGCGAGCCCGACCTTCGAGGGGCCGTCGATGACGCCCTCGGACTTCGACACGCCCTACGACTCCACCGACTGGCTCGAGATGGAGCCGACGGCGGAGATGCTCGCCGCCATCGCGGACGGTCAGGTGATCATCGACGTCTGCCTGATGGCCGCGGACGGCGCGGTGGTCGTGCAGGCGGAGCTCGACGCGCGGCGGGCGCTCGATCGGCGCGGCATGAACGGGAAGTTCGACGGCCGCGAGGCGCGCATCGCCAGCACCGTCGCCTACGCCGAGCACTGCGTGGACGAGATGGGCGAGATCCCCTTCTTCCCGGAGATCGCCGAGGGCGACTACGAGACCTACGACTGCCTCGACTCGACCCCGATCCCGACGACGATCACCGGGCCGAGCGGCACCGTCAGCTACCCCGCGACCGAGGTCGACGACTGCGACAACCCGCAGTTCATCTACAGCCTCTGCGAGCCCAGCGCGCAGGGCCCCGACGGTGTGCGCCCCGACGTCAACGGCCCCCGCGTCGCGAGCCGCGCCAACGATCAGGGCACTCACTGGGTGCTCCTCTGCCGCAAGGCGCGCAGCGACCTCGGTCAGTACAACGACATCGCGATGATCGGTCACAACCCCTACACGGGGCAGACCTGCTACTTCCAGAACGCGCTCTACAGCCGCACCGACGGCAACCACGTGCCGCACCCCGGGGATCGCGTGCAGTCCGAGCGCTCGCCGCAGCAGTCCTCGAGCATCTGGGAGGGCATCCACGGCGGCCTCGGCGGCGGCATCGAGTGCGCGGAGTGCCACTCGACCGACGCCTTCATCCACACTCCGTGGATCGACGGCGCGCTCGACGAGGACGGCGACCCGGTGGTGCCGCGCATGGGCATCCACGAGGACTTCGCGCTCGGCTACAACGACGCGCCCTACCACATCCTCAACACCGACGGTCAGGGCTGGACGATGCCGCGGCAGCTCGTCAGCGAAGAGGCGAGCGCTTGCACGCGCTGCCATCGCATCGGCGACGGACGCTGGACGCGCAGCTGGATCGACCGCCTCGTCGGTGAGGACACGCGCTGGACGAACATCACGAGCGAGGCGTACCGCGCGTTCGAGCACACCTTCTGGATGCCGCCCGAGCTGGACGGGCTCGACGAGAGCACCTTCTGGCAGAGCGACTACGGCCTCGCCGTCCGCCACATCCAGGCCTGCGGCGACAACCCGAGCGACCCGGCCTGCGACTGGGCCGACATCCCGCGCGACTCCTCCGGCGAGGACGGCGCGCTGCCCACCGTGGATCTCGAGGGCCCGGCGCTGGCCACCGCGGCGCTCCGCATCCTCGGCGCCGACATCGACGACCCGAGCTGCCCGGACGGCAAGTGCGAGACGCGGCGCTGCGCCGAGTGCCACTCGGTCTCGCGCAACGGCCTGCGCCGCTGGCTCGACTACACCGACCACGCCTGGCAGCGCTGCGGCGTCACCGAGGGCGCGCGGGATCTCGACCAGGCGGTGCTCGATCTCGTCAACCGCGCCGAGCAGGCCGCCCTCGACGACGACATCGGCATCCGCAGCGACGCGGCCGCCGCGATCGTGCAGGCGCGCCCCTTCGACTCGCTCGATCAGCTCGAGGCCGTCGACGGCGTCGGCCCGGCGACCATCCGCCAGCTCTCCGAGCACGCGCTGGGAGATCCCGCGCAGATGTCGCAGACCGAGGCGCGCGAGGTGGTCGACTGCTTGCGCGTGGATCCGACCGATCCGGAGAGCGTCTTCGCGGCCGAGCACCTCGGCATCCTGACCACCGGCGTGCAGTACGGCTGGTTCCGGCGGCTCTTCCGCCAGGCCTACGGCGACGGCTGGCTCATCCCCTACACGCGCTTCAAGAACCGCGTGTCGATGCCCAAGGGCAGCCACCCTGCCCTGAGCCAGCAGGAGTACGCGACCCTGCTCACCTGGTTCCGCAACGACCTCAACGACCTCGAGACCGTGCTCGACGAGCCGCCTCCCCCCGCGACGTGCACCGACGCCTTCGACACGGTCGGCATCCAGAGCCACGTGGAGAACATGCAGTTCGAGGGCTGGGGCGTGCTGAACGAAGACGCGGGCGTGCGCATGTTCGGCTGCGCGGGCGCGGACCCGTCGGCCTGCTTCATGACCGGCGACTACGCCGACGAGCGCGAGCGGCTCGGCGGCACCATCGGCGTGCTCCGCAACCTGCGCGAGCTCGGCTTCCGCACCAGCTTCTGGACGCGCTCGAGCGCGGACGGCCGCTTCGTCGGCAACGGCGGGGGCGACGGCGCGCGCTCCACCATCACCGATCTCCTCACCGGGCGCGACATCGGCGTCGACGCCGCCTACGACCCGGGCTTCTTCCCCGACAACAGCGGCTTCATCTTCCAGGGCACCAAGGGTGGCGCGGGCATCTGCGCCCAGAGCGTGCTCGAGGACGACGACCACATCGACTTCGAGGAGGCGGGCTGCATGACCGCCCGCGGCATCAACCTCTACCAGCACGTCGCCCGGGGGATCGGCGGCGGCGACTACTTCGTCATCAACAGCCAGTTCACGAGCGACTCCGGACGCAACGCGACGCGCGATCCTGCGGCGAGCTTCAACGCGGCGTCCACCATGAAGCTCACGCCCATGATCTTCGACGGGACGCAGTACCAGCCGCAGGACGAGGTCATCGTCGACTCGCCCTACGAAGGAGACAGCGTGCTCTCTCCCTCGGGGCAGCTCGTCGGCAGCCGGCTCGCTGGCCCCGAAGGCCGCGGCCTCGGGTACGTGGTGCGGCGCGTGAACGCGACCCGCTTCGGCGACCGCTACTCGATCTCGCTGAGCGATCCCCTCGCCACGGTGTGCATGAGCGGCGCGAAGCTCAACTTCAGCTTCGACGAGCGCTTCTTCGTCACGCACCACCACGACGGCGAGGTGACGAACATCATCCTCGTGGATCTGATGACGGGTGAGCGACACGCCATCACCGACGTGCCGGCCGGGACGCGCGCGCTCTTCCCGCACTTCCGGAGCGACGGCTGGTTCTACTTCCTGGTGATGGACGGTGAGCGCGAGCTCATCATCGCCTCCGACGCCGCGCTCGTGATCGCCGGGGGCTGA
- a CDS encoding SRPBCC family protein — translation MALAKTKLETFVSPDELKDVLLDFESYAELLPEVSKVDVKERSDDAALVTFHVDISFAGFDVKTEYTCRYEIEDREIRWELVDSPSLTKNTGKWVLEETEDEETVAHYESEVETNLPIPPEVQALFVEESLPKLMERFRDKAEDL, via the coding sequence ATGGCCCTCGCCAAGACCAAGCTCGAGACGTTCGTGTCCCCCGACGAGCTCAAGGACGTGCTGCTCGACTTCGAGTCGTACGCCGAGCTCCTCCCCGAGGTCTCCAAGGTCGACGTGAAGGAGCGGTCCGACGACGCGGCGCTCGTGACCTTCCACGTCGACATCTCGTTCGCCGGCTTCGACGTCAAGACCGAGTACACCTGTCGCTACGAGATCGAGGACCGCGAGATCCGCTGGGAGCTCGTCGACTCGCCCAGCCTCACCAAGAACACCGGCAAGTGGGTGCTCGAGGAGACCGAGGACGAGGAGACGGTGGCGCACTACGAGTCCGAGGTGGAGACCAACCTGCCCATCCCGCCCGAGGTGCAGGCGCTCTTCGTGGAGGAGAGCCTCCCGAAGCTGATGGAGCGCTTCCGCGACAAGGCCGAAGACCTCTGA
- a CDS encoding RNA pseudouridine synthase: protein MASPELIAQDGALYAFHKPSGFAAHPQGDEAIPDLLTWAKAELGVELAPIHRLDRETSGVMLCASDEGVRAEIGAWLAAGEVQKKYRALVHGRTNKKGIVRRALQDRRRGKPVPAVTRFTRRAIYGRVSLLDVRPETGRQHQIRRHL, encoded by the coding sequence GTGGCCAGCCCCGAGCTCATCGCGCAGGACGGCGCGCTCTACGCCTTTCACAAGCCGTCCGGCTTCGCCGCGCACCCGCAGGGAGACGAGGCGATCCCCGATCTGCTCACGTGGGCGAAGGCCGAGCTCGGCGTGGAGCTCGCGCCGATTCACCGCCTCGACCGCGAGACGAGCGGGGTGATGCTCTGCGCGTCCGACGAGGGGGTGCGCGCGGAGATCGGCGCGTGGCTCGCGGCGGGCGAGGTGCAGAAGAAGTACCGCGCGCTCGTGCACGGGCGGACGAACAAGAAAGGCATCGTGCGCCGCGCGCTCCAGGACCGACGACGCGGCAAGCCCGTCCCCGCCGTCACGCGCTTCACCCGGCGCGCGATCTACGGCCGGGTCAGCCTGCTCGACGTGCGCCCCGAGACCGGACGTCAGCACCAGATCCGTCGCCACCTCTAG
- a CDS encoding homocysteine S-methyltransferase family protein — protein sequence MLHDDTFAPGARYLTFGGVETFLIYRQGVALREFCSFEALDDEAAWADFVDDFLRPIAESAAIHGFGLLTDTLGWRASPDYVARLGHAPEDVARYAKLGASRVRQFAERHVGARSVVLAADLGPRGDGYALEATGPVAVEAAERYHRPQLEAIAQSGVDLVTAWTMTSVAESIGVARVAKDLGLPLIVSPTLETDGKAVDGASLGDFVTRVDEATGGYPLLYTANCVHPDHIEPALRDAKDRDAPWRRRFRGLRANASAKSHAELDASTELDRGDPAALGAHVARLAVEHDLAIVGGCCGTDPEHLEAIARGVQERTRRDPRRASHGLRATR from the coding sequence ATGCTCCACGACGACACCTTCGCGCCCGGCGCCCGCTACCTGACGTTCGGCGGGGTCGAGACCTTCCTGATCTATCGGCAGGGCGTGGCCCTGCGGGAGTTCTGCTCGTTCGAGGCCCTCGACGACGAGGCGGCCTGGGCGGACTTCGTCGACGACTTCCTCCGCCCGATCGCCGAGAGCGCCGCGATCCACGGCTTCGGTCTGCTCACCGACACCCTCGGCTGGCGCGCCTCGCCCGACTACGTGGCGCGCCTCGGTCACGCCCCAGAAGACGTGGCCCGCTACGCCAAGCTGGGCGCCTCCCGCGTCCGTCAGTTCGCCGAACGCCACGTGGGGGCGCGCTCCGTGGTGCTCGCCGCCGACCTGGGCCCGCGCGGGGACGGCTACGCGCTCGAGGCCACCGGGCCGGTCGCGGTGGAGGCCGCGGAGCGCTATCACCGTCCGCAGCTGGAGGCGATCGCACAGAGCGGCGTCGATCTGGTGACCGCGTGGACGATGACGAGCGTGGCCGAGTCCATCGGCGTGGCGCGCGTCGCGAAGGACCTGGGCCTGCCGCTCATCGTCTCGCCGACCCTCGAGACCGACGGCAAGGCGGTGGACGGAGCGTCCCTCGGCGACTTCGTCACCCGCGTCGACGAGGCGACGGGCGGCTACCCGCTCCTCTACACGGCGAACTGCGTGCACCCGGATCACATCGAGCCCGCGCTGCGCGACGCGAAGGACCGCGACGCGCCCTGGCGCCGCCGCTTCCGCGGCCTGCGGGCCAACGCCTCGGCCAAGAGCCACGCGGAGCTCGACGCGTCGACCGAGCTCGACCGCGGCGACCCGGCCGCGCTCGGCGCGCACGTCGCGCGGCTGGCCGTCGAGCACGATCTCGCCATCGTCGGCGGCTGCTGCGGCACCGACCCGGAGCACCTCGAGGCCATCGCGCGCGGCGTGCAGGAGCGGACCCGGCGTGATCCCCGCCGCGCGTCGCACGGCTTGCGCGCCACGCGCTGA
- a CDS encoding VOC family protein, with amino-acid sequence MIDHYTLLVRDYAKSKTFYAAALEPLGYGLVMELTREQVQSLGVPATCGFGAAAPKLWIAPTEGDITPTHIAFTAKSRAEVDAFHAAALAAGATDNGPPGVRAHYHPAYYGAFVLDPDGYNIEAVCHGPA; translated from the coding sequence ATGATCGACCACTACACGCTGCTGGTCCGCGACTACGCGAAGTCGAAGACCTTCTACGCGGCCGCGCTCGAGCCGCTCGGCTACGGGTTGGTGATGGAGCTGACGCGCGAGCAGGTCCAGTCGCTCGGCGTGCCCGCCACCTGCGGCTTCGGCGCCGCGGCGCCCAAGCTCTGGATCGCGCCCACCGAAGGCGACATCACGCCCACGCACATCGCGTTCACGGCCAAGAGCCGCGCCGAGGTGGACGCGTTCCACGCCGCGGCGCTCGCGGCCGGCGCGACCGACAACGGGCCTCCCGGCGTGCGCGCCCACTACCACCCCGCCTACTACGGCGCGTTCGTGCTCGACCCCGACGGCTACAACATCGAAGCGGTCTGCCACGGTCCTGCTTGA
- a CDS encoding DegT/DnrJ/EryC1/StrS family aminotransferase: MAVPFVDLKAQLASIRADVDAAIARVLDDTSFVLGPHLEAFERDFARFSEVKHVVGVGNGTDALELAFRALGLRGEVVMPANTFVATPLAAVRAGLRPVFVDVDPGTLLLDPAKLDDAIGAETSALVPVHMFGQVAPMNRLAELAQARDLALVEDVAQAHGARREGKVAGTFGDIAATSFYPGKNLGAYGDGGAVMTDDDALAAEVRALRNYGSEVKYHHPKMGFNSRLDPIQAAILGVKLQHLSAWTRARRAAAERYDRLLADVDGVRRPVTPAGTEPVWHLYVVRVPERDRVMEAMRAAGVGVGVHYPVPCHLQGAFAKLGHARGDFPVAEEAAETMLSLPMFPEITEAQQEEVVRALRAAL; this comes from the coding sequence ATGGCCGTCCCCTTCGTCGACCTGAAGGCGCAGCTCGCTTCGATCCGCGCCGACGTAGACGCCGCGATCGCGCGCGTGCTCGACGACACGTCCTTCGTGCTGGGTCCGCACCTCGAGGCGTTCGAGCGCGACTTCGCGCGCTTCTCGGAGGTGAAGCACGTCGTCGGAGTGGGCAACGGCACCGACGCGCTCGAGCTGGCCTTCCGCGCGCTGGGGCTGCGCGGCGAGGTCGTCATGCCCGCGAACACCTTCGTCGCGACGCCGCTCGCCGCCGTCCGCGCGGGCCTCCGCCCCGTGTTCGTCGACGTCGATCCGGGCACGCTCCTGCTCGACCCCGCCAAGCTCGACGACGCGATCGGCGCGGAGACCTCGGCCCTCGTGCCGGTGCACATGTTCGGGCAGGTCGCGCCCATGAACAGGCTGGCGGAGCTCGCCCAGGCGCGCGATCTCGCGCTGGTGGAGGACGTCGCCCAGGCGCACGGCGCGCGCCGCGAGGGCAAGGTCGCAGGCACCTTCGGAGACATCGCGGCCACGAGCTTCTACCCGGGCAAGAACCTCGGCGCGTACGGGGACGGCGGCGCGGTGATGACCGACGACGACGCGCTCGCGGCGGAGGTGCGCGCGCTCCGCAACTACGGGAGCGAGGTGAAGTATCACCACCCGAAGATGGGCTTCAATTCCCGCCTCGATCCCATCCAGGCCGCGATCCTCGGCGTGAAGCTCCAGCACCTCTCCGCGTGGACCCGGGCGCGGCGCGCGGCGGCCGAGCGCTACGACCGGCTCCTCGCCGACGTCGACGGCGTGCGGCGGCCCGTCACGCCGGCGGGCACCGAGCCGGTGTGGCACCTCTACGTCGTGCGCGTCCCCGAGCGCGATCGCGTGATGGAGGCGATGCGCGCCGCGGGCGTCGGCGTCGGCGTGCACTACCCCGTGCCCTGTCACCTGCAAGGGGCCTTCGCCAAGCTGGGTCACGCGCGGGGCGACTTCCCGGTCGCGGAGGAGGCGGCGGAGACGATGCTGTCCTTGCCGATGTTCCCGGAGATCACCGAAGCACAGCAGGAAGAGGTCGTGCGCGCGCTCCGCGCCGCGCTGTGA
- a CDS encoding sigma-70 family RNA polymerase sigma factor: MSERVPTSPDEARSLARVFREEGAFVLRTIRRLGATPADAEDLTQQVFVVLHRRPELLESTARGPATRAVLFGILRRVLADHRKAQRRARRSDEVEVDAHVAVPPAQERSVRQSEARRQLDAALARLDDDKREVLVLYELEELSMPEVARVLGVPVQTAYTRLHAAREIMRKALSRQQLAVGAPSRGTP; encoded by the coding sequence ATGAGCGAACGCGTCCCCACGTCTCCCGATGAGGCGCGCTCGCTCGCCCGGGTGTTCCGGGAGGAGGGTGCGTTCGTGCTGAGGACGATCCGGAGGCTGGGCGCGACACCCGCGGACGCAGAAGACTTGACCCAGCAGGTGTTCGTCGTGCTGCATCGTCGGCCCGAGCTGCTGGAGAGCACCGCCAGGGGCCCGGCCACCCGCGCCGTGCTCTTCGGCATCCTCCGAAGGGTGCTCGCCGATCATAGAAAGGCGCAGCGGCGCGCACGCCGCAGCGACGAGGTCGAGGTCGACGCGCACGTGGCCGTCCCGCCCGCCCAGGAGCGCTCGGTGCGGCAGAGCGAGGCCAGGCGCCAGCTGGACGCGGCGCTCGCGCGCCTCGACGACGACAAGCGAGAGGTCCTGGTGCTCTACGAGCTCGAGGAGCTGTCCATGCCCGAGGTGGCCCGGGTGCTCGGTGTCCCGGTGCAGACCGCCTACACGCGCCTCCACGCCGCGCGCGAGATCATGCGCAAGGCGCTCTCGCGCCAGCAGCTCGCGGTCGGCGCGCCCTCGCGGGGCACGCCATGA
- a CDS encoding c-type cytochrome has protein sequence MRRLSLALSLLLGACTASGGDGLDFPVDDAPGGKTDVFGRRLAGVAAPFTPNPLLRDDEDRLREDLRYRREVAWATARHVLEPVPLLGLAETTETDPELRLEEGEVPDVARWMTWYGIDDLRRVFQQLYEGAAPSERVVRAPFTDDAIDAAFRENATALDRSRRWPLERYLQHVEMLGTCPEGVSEAECARRLNSNFSGSTVGNARILYSPATARHIMESYGPIMDCLAEGLDAAGITAVPASDENFTTCFEREFPTDAVLIKAQWVRADFGMDLPAYDTDAAAMTRRLEGGGTWEESGDRRVDPSPDEILTIRLRNGDTYRLAGLHIMTKELRHWQWITLWWSDTPERDFGADRPASFAEGLDPVWANYKLCSVTWYAEHDEDPAARFDADAPSLAAALRATHAGAGAPTWCSNPYVEHGQNNARTNCIGCHQHGGATVAHDLDDDGIFDAFDLDRVIDDEALYPRTGTTEQRAVFPADYLFSFNRVDDWAGMVRREVEFFERVDEDAVRPRVRAVLDTTGDATAGAALFDESCVRCHGDDGRGTERAPSLFDRVPMRDDESVVRTLLQGRGGMPSWADTFEDAELASLLAHLRATFGAPPE, from the coding sequence ATGCGACGCCTCTCTCTCGCTCTCTCCCTCTTGCTCGGCGCCTGCACGGCGTCGGGCGGGGACGGGCTCGACTTCCCGGTCGACGACGCGCCCGGCGGCAAGACGGATGTCTTCGGCCGACGGCTCGCGGGCGTGGCGGCGCCGTTCACGCCGAACCCGCTGCTCCGCGACGACGAGGACCGGCTCCGCGAAGATCTGCGCTACCGACGCGAGGTCGCCTGGGCCACTGCCCGCCACGTGCTCGAGCCGGTGCCGCTGCTCGGGCTGGCGGAGACGACCGAGACCGACCCCGAGCTCCGCCTCGAGGAGGGGGAGGTGCCGGACGTCGCGCGCTGGATGACCTGGTATGGCATCGACGATCTGCGGCGCGTGTTCCAGCAGCTCTACGAGGGCGCCGCGCCGTCCGAGCGGGTGGTCCGCGCCCCCTTCACGGATGACGCGATCGACGCGGCCTTCCGCGAGAACGCGACCGCGCTCGATCGCTCCCGCCGCTGGCCCCTCGAGCGCTACCTGCAGCACGTCGAGATGCTGGGCACCTGCCCCGAGGGCGTCAGCGAGGCGGAGTGCGCGCGGCGGCTGAACAGCAACTTCAGCGGCTCGACGGTGGGCAACGCGCGCATCCTCTACAGCCCGGCCACCGCGCGTCACATCATGGAGAGCTACGGCCCGATCATGGACTGCCTGGCCGAGGGGCTCGATGCGGCGGGCATCACCGCCGTGCCCGCCAGCGACGAGAACTTCACGACCTGCTTCGAGCGAGAGTTTCCGACCGACGCCGTGCTGATCAAGGCGCAGTGGGTCCGCGCGGACTTCGGCATGGACCTGCCCGCCTACGACACCGACGCCGCGGCGATGACCCGCCGGCTCGAGGGCGGCGGCACGTGGGAGGAGAGCGGCGACCGCCGCGTCGATCCGAGCCCGGACGAGATCCTCACCATCCGCCTGCGCAACGGCGACACCTACCGGTTGGCCGGGCTCCACATCATGACGAAGGAGCTGCGGCACTGGCAGTGGATCACGCTCTGGTGGAGCGACACGCCCGAGCGCGACTTCGGCGCCGACCGCCCGGCGAGCTTCGCCGAGGGCCTCGACCCGGTCTGGGCGAACTACAAGCTCTGCAGCGTCACCTGGTACGCCGAGCACGACGAGGACCCGGCGGCCCGCTTCGACGCGGACGCGCCGAGCCTCGCCGCTGCCCTCCGCGCGACCCACGCGGGCGCCGGCGCGCCCACCTGGTGCAGCAACCCCTACGTCGAGCACGGACAGAACAACGCGCGCACGAACTGCATCGGCTGCCACCAGCACGGCGGCGCCACCGTCGCGCACGACCTGGACGACGACGGAATCTTCGATGCGTTCGACCTCGACCGCGTGATCGACGACGAGGCGCTCTACCCGCGCACCGGAACCACCGAGCAGCGCGCGGTCTTCCCCGCGGACTATCTCTTCAGCTTCAACCGCGTCGACGACTGGGCGGGCATGGTGCGGCGCGAGGTCGAGTTCTTCGAGCGCGTGGACGAGGACGCGGTGCGCCCCCGGGTGCGCGCGGTGCTCGACACCACGGGTGACGCCACCGCCGGCGCGGCGCTCTTCGACGAGAGCTGCGTGCGTTGCCACGGCGACGACGGCCGCGGCACGGAGCGCGCGCCCAGCCTCTTCGACCGTGTCCCCATGCGCGACGACGAGAGCGTGGTGCGCACGCTGCTCCAGGGCCGCGGCGGCATGCCGTCCTGGGCCGACACCTTCGAGGACGCGGAGCTGGCGAGCCTGCTCGCCCACCTCCGCGCCACCTTCGGCGCCCCCCCGGAGTGA